CTCGTATGAGACACTTTTGCTGCAGACCGGGCAGCTCCACTGTGGAGCTTGATCTTGCAGTTGCAGGAACCACTTCGCCTCGAAACACTGATTGTGTGAGCACACCGTTGAGCGCACGGGCGTCTCAATGCGAAGCGCTGAGATGGGATCCTTCAAAGTCATCGTTACTGAGGTCGCAACAAGATCATCGTCGTCGTTGGCTTTCTGCATCTCCTGTAGAACTCTCGTCTTCGAGAAGACGCCGCCGCCGTGGGTGCCTTGCTTGATGCGTTCAGTGAGAGCATCGGCGCTGATGTACTTGACGAGATGAATGACAAAGGCATATCTCTTCGACGTCAATGCATAAGTGATGGCGAGTCGGTTCGGGTAGCCGACGTTCTTCCGCACCCTGTCAGTGATATCCGCCGGCTTCGTTGATCCTGGTTTGTTCTTGAGGCCCTTGAAGTTGGCCCGTACATCATCATCGTTAATTTTGACCTCGAGCTGGTTGGGAAAGGCGACGTCGACAGTGGTCCATTGGTTCATGCCAGAGCTCAGGCCGCAGTAGAGCATAAGGCGCAAGCTTGGGTCTGCCTTCAGCCGGGTGACCTGGTCGGCGGTGAGTCGGAGGTCCTGCCTCACGGTGTGGCGATTCTGGGGCATTTCTGAGCCAACTGCATCAGTATCGTAAGTGTGCCTCAAAACAGGAGACTGTAGATGGGTAGTTACCATGGAGTTCTGTGTAGCCCATGACCGTGTCCTGCACCTCGTAGAAGGGACTGGGCTTGAAATCTACGGCTGATATCAATTAAACCAGATCTGGATATGATGGTGAAGATGAACTCACACCTGCCGCCGGTAGAAAAGCGGTTCTGCGCTGCAGATGGCCTGCCTGGCGCCATCTGATTGTTGGTATGATATCCGTTGGGTGTTGGGTAGTTGCTGGACGCGGCGACAGAAGCGCCGTTCGGCTGCGGGGGACTTTTGCCGTGGTTGGCGACACGGTAGTTGAGGTCCTTGAAGGCGTTGTCGTCGCCACGATCCACGATGTCACTGAGAACTGTGCAATTGTGTCAGCACGGCTGCTTTCACTTGCGATTGGCACAAGCGTGTGCCTGCCGGTGTCCACCTCACTTTCTATGCATCGCTTCTGCAGGACTGCCTTTGTGCCGGAGACCTGGTAATTGTACGCCTTGCATATCTCCTTCAGATCGCTGTTGATCAGCAGCTTGATGCGTGTCTCGACCGAGCCCTTTTGCTGCTGCAGTGTGTATCCCGCCGATGCCATCTCTTGCGCCTCGCAGCGCCTGCCGTCCTCGAGATCGCGACTGACCTCAATCGCAAAGTTGCTTTTGCGTGCGCAATGGCTATGGCAAACACAGTGGTGTGGTCTGGCGTCGGTGTGTCGAGGCGACTACGGTCGCGGCCAGCTGGCGAAGCTCGTGTGGATGGTGATACAGTGCGCCTTTCGGCGGTGGTGGCGTGGTCAAAGAAAGAGGCAAGAAGTCAGGCTCCAAGTGCATTTTTGCGGAAGGTGCGGCCGTTCAATGGGCGAGCGTCTGCATCTGCTGCCTGCTCGTCATGTGAAGAGGGCAACGCGAATGTACAACGAAGCACGGCACGAGTGAGCGTGTGCAGGTGCAGCTATCCACGACAATACCAGCAGCGCTCGGGTGACTTCACCTCGCTGGCGGGCCCTCGTCCTCTTGATCCAGCATCATCACAGGCTGGAAGCACGAAGTCAAAACGCTGAGCCAGGATTCCCGTCCCGGTTCGCGCTCGTCACGCGGTCGCGGTGTGCCTCAGTGCCTGGAGGCTGGATCGCGCTTGCCCTCCTCGGTATTTTCGGCACTAGCGCCAGAGCGAACCCTTCGATCTTGTGAAGAAGTAATTGTCCTTCACAATTGTAGCACTTCTGTCGCATAAGCCACACAGCAGATCACGATGGCGAAGAGCTCGAGGTCAAGTCGGCTGAAGAAGAACAATGCCGTGCTGAAGAAGAAGGTCTTCGGGCCCGTCGAGACCGCGAGAATTGAGCGCCAAAATGCGAAGCTGCTCGAGCTTGCCAAACAGCCAAAAGAGCGCATGGAAGTCGAAGAGAGTGCGTCGTTCTTGCCATAAGTATCGAGAGGTCTCAACTTACTGACATGTTCGTACGTAGCCACAGACGATTCAGCGAAGACGAAGGCTGCCGATGATGTCGACATGGACGAGGCGGGCAAGCCCAAGAAGAGCCAGCGCGAAGTCAAGCGTCTGCAGGATGCCAGAAAGCAACGACGAGAGAGGAGCAGCCATCGCAAGCCACAGAATCAGGTGTCGTTTCCTTCGCATCCGATGAAGAAGCGGAGTGGTAGCAAGCGATGAAACAACACGAGCTGAAGAACGAAACCTGCTGGAAGATGAACACTCACGACATAACAACCACGATGGTCCAGCAGAGCCCGGCCCAGCAACAGCATAGGCCAGTGTGCTCAGTGTCTCGGCAAGAAGCACGGTCGCCATGCAGTTCACCGCGTGACAGCGCTGCGCACACCTGATCAGTGGGCGCCGGCGATACCAGCACTGCAAAAGAGGCGTAGGCGATGAGCTGTCATAGGATAATGTCAGGCTATACCATTGAAGCTCATAGACGGACCGTGCGACTGCGCTTTCAAGAGTGAGGTAATGGTTCACGGGTAGGTAGCAGGGGTGTGTGCTGCTCCTTCTGTTATCTTTACAGAAGTGCGTTGTATTGCAATCGGGTCTCTCCCTCATCTTACAGCTTACCTGTTCAGCTTGCGACATACTTAACTTCGCAGATAATGCCTTTCTCCCTCACGCACGCAGCTCCTTGTGCAGCCCTATGATCTGAGCCGTTGCCGCGAATGTACCAATCCTTCAGCAGGCACTACACCACTGGTTCGCAGTCACAGCGGTCGCCGAAGCCCCGAGCAAGGGCGACAGATCGTCAGTACTCACGGTCATACTAGGTACATGTACATGCCACCGAACATGCAACAAGCGGTCAACGCTGTCCTGGTTAATTCGAACTGTGCATGACTGTACGACCACGTTGAAGGAGGTTTCACAGGGCTTCATCCGCATAAAAGTGCGCGAATTCCCGACATCAGAGATTTGAGCCTCTTGGAACAGTACACTCGATACACATAGAGACTATGGCGAATCCAGGCATGACCACACCTGGCTATTATAACAGTCGCTTTCGATATTCTTCCAACCCAGCCTGCAACTACATCACGCCTTCATGCAGACGTCGCCGTCAACAAAGTCGATATCTCCAAACAACCAGCTCACCCAGGCGAACCGGAGACATTGCGGCTACAAACACACTGATGAGTGCCATGGAGTCATGAAAAACAGTACCCGCTCTGCGGACGGCCCTGAATCCATCACGCACGCTAGCATCTACCTTCGGCACCGATCGTGGCTATCGCCGTTCGCACCAGCACGTTCGAACTCTATTGATCCTTATGAAGCGTTCACTAGGTAAACACCACCTTCTCTTTTGTACGTATACATCGCCCGACACTGTGGTCATGACGGCGGCTCGAAGTCTACAAGGCAGCTAGACACAAGTTCATAGGCTGTCACTCGAGGAGGGTTAATGACTCAGTATATTGTGTAACTCGCGAGAGTTTCCTACATGATGGCAACAGATGCGCGCTCGATTCCTGCTGATCTCTAAGCAGACGGCCTTCTGCAGCCTCATTCGCATTCGCGTGCAATCGTAGCAGGCAGAAGACTCGTAGAGTTGCTCCGCTCCAGCACTGCATCATTTTAGGCCACACTGGATACACATAAAGCTCACTTACTGCTGGTAACCGCGACAAAGCCTGAAGATACAGATGGCAGTCAATCACGAAATCCCAGTCTCCCCTCCAGACTCAATGGCAGGCATCACCGAACCAGCCATCAAGCCAGAAGCGACCTCAGATACCACACAAGACACAAATTTAGACCCTTCTATCGCCTCCGAGAAAGAAATCGCTCCCCACCTAGAGTCCATAAGCCGCGGCATCATCAACGCAATCAACACCCGAAACTTCGATGCCACCTCATCACCATGGATCCACGTCGCCAACTCAATAGAAACAAACCGCGACTCTGGACCCAAAGGCTCACGAACCGTAACCAAAGCCGACTTGCTAGCGGTGTTCAGCTGGCTAGGCACGGAATTCCCGGATTATCGGATTGAGATTGATAGTGTGAGCGTCGTGGTGCATAAGGCCTTTGTGTGGTCGAGGAAAGGCTGCACAGCGGAAGTGTTCATCAATGCGCAGGCAACAGGAGGGCCGGGGTTTCCGCTGGGTGTGCAGAGGAAGTATGTGAATGTTTTTGAGTTCAAGTTTGGTGAGGGGAGGTGGTTGGCGGTGAGGGAGACGTTGATTGATGGGATGGGGGATTTCATGGTGCCGGCTTGATGGGGAAAGGAAGGTGGAGATGGGGCATGACAGTACCCATCCGGCTTGAAGGTTGTGGCGTGGTTCACTGTCTCGTGCGGTGGCTGTAGAGCCGGGCGCCTGTACTATCTGTGGGAGCATTTCGAGCGACGCGTTCTTATACATTTGCGCAACTAGGTTCATCGCGATGCTGTGACAGCGCACGTAGTCTCAACGCCCATTGATTGCATCAAGCTGGCGCCAGTGGGTTCAACCTGTCCAAAGGACTGAGTGGTGCAGCCACCTCACAGAGCCAACAGAACAATCCTCGAATGAGGAAGGTCTCGTCTAACAGAGACCGGTCCCAATGGAGGTACTCCAACGCTGTGTCACGGCAGATCAGCTGCTTATAGCCACGAATGATCAGCTTCCAAGGGACCGAGTATTCAGCTGATGTACGAAGAACGCCCGGCAGCTTCAAGGTGTTTTTGAGCTGTTGATATTGCGTATAGATCCGTTGCTACTCAGcaggcggtacgactttcTCCAGCCAGGCACACAGATCTCGAAGCAACGCACCATTGATGCTGTGTGCCAAGCCTTCGTACTCATGCATTTCGAAATCTTGCTCGCTGGCACCCAGATCTCTCAGTGTCTGCACGGAGTTGTTCCATATGTGTTTAGGCACCAAGGAGTCCTTCATGCCCCTTCCCATGAAGACCGGCGTGCCGTCCGATCTCTTGGCCGGGAACCCAGCTGCCCTCCGGAGCTCCTCTATGCGATTCCTTCCATCGGACAGGGGCAGATACCCAAGCAGGGCGACGATGCCAGCCAACTTGCCGCTATACTTGATCGAGGTAAGATGTAGCAGTAGGCTCATAGCCATGCCTTGTGAGAAACCGCCGAGCACAATACGATTGGCAGGAATGCCACCTTCAACGCAAGCATCGATTAGAGATTCGAGGTATCTGATCGTCTCAAACATGCCATACTCATCCTCGTCGGGGGCGAGTGCGGGCCGGGAGAATGCGATGGGAGACAGTGAGTGTTGTATGTACCAAGCTGTATCCATCTGAGTCGGATTATGCTTGGCACTTGGGAAGATCCAGTGTAGCCACGTTAGCTTGCCGCCTTGCTGGAACTGATCGCCAATGTCTTCGCGTGCCTCGTTAGTGTCCGTCTTTGAAAGCGAAGTTCTACCTACTTTCAAGTGCTGAGCCACCGTCAGCTAAACCGTGCACGAAGATGAAGGCCGCAGACTTGGACGGCTCGATCGAGGTGTCGATTGCTGGCTTATGAATTGGATCTTCTCTGCCTCGCTCCGAAGGGAACTTGGTCGAGGTCATTGTACGTGCCAGAGTGGTAGCTGTTCCGGATGATGCCGTGTAATTCACCCTAAAGGGACCCTTGGTCGATGGAGTGTGATCGTGCACGCTAGGTCACATCGCTTTGCAGTCAGAGATATATGGACGCTTTCCAATGCCTTCTACTCGGCAGTGACGTAGTGTAGCCGGGTATGCGGATGACCCACGTGACTCTCGTGAATGCTGATCGTCTTCGTTTCGGCTGGCTTTGAAGGAGTTTGAGGGAGGAGTTTATGCTGGCAAGGCATAGCATTGTCTCACTCCCTCCAACGAATCTGCCAGTTTCCTTTCGCAAAAGATGGCTCGACCACCATTCCGCTCATCAGTGCCTCAGCTTTACGTATCTCCGTGGGAGAGACATCAGCCTCGTCGTCGGTGCCTCCTCCTCCGCCACGCTTCGATTTACCTTTCGTCTTGGAAGGCTTCTGGACTACGGGCTCTAGTCTTGGCACCTCAAGCCCGAACACAATAGCTCGTCTCGCTGCACGTCGTACCATCTCGCGTTCTTCAGCGCGCTTGGCACCTTGTCGCCGCTTCTCAAGGTCATCCACCGACTCCTCAATCTTCTCCGCTTTACTCCGCTCGCCACCACCAGCACTGAAGTTGATCTCGGAGTCTTGCTGCGGGGGTCGCACGTGGCTGATGTTGAAGTTGTCGATGATCGGAATTCCTCCCTCTTCCGAAGGTGCTGAGTCCTCTAGATCCTCCACTGATCCATTCTCCTCCACTGACTGTGCGTCGTCCGCGCTCTCCATGTCGACACTCTTCCACTCTGCATTCGGGTCACCGATAGCGCGGGTCCTTCGATTCTTTCTGCGGCCATAAACCTTCTCTGGGTCGAATCTACTGccaaacacggcttcttcAATCTCGTCACAAGTCACGATGAGCCTTGGGTCTCCTTTTACCAGTTTGCCCTTTGCAGCTGTGTTCTCGATACCAGACCCCTCCTCGCCGTTCAGTAAGGCAGCGATCTTCTTCTCGATTTGGCGATCTTTCGCCCCTGGCTTCCGGTTTCGACATCTGTCAGAGCAGTACTTGACCTCGTTCTGCTTTTTGTtcagcttcttcgagcctgACTCGTCGTCAGCTTATTTTCATGAAGTCGCGTCAAGAGTGGGATGTACTCATCACTCTACCACAAGTATGGCAGTACGGCACGTCCTCTGCGGACATGTACAATGGGGCAGGTATTTTCGAATTAGCCGAAGGACGACTCCATGAGTCCATCCAAGACATGGTGAAGGATCTGGGGTGAGTAGTTGCGTGGTGTGTTGTGATGCGTGCTAAGGTCGAAGGCAGTACGTCCAGACAACGAGACGACCTGATGTTCAGCATGGAGTGGTATATGAAATGTCCTACATGTGTTCAGATGGCATGAAGTGCCAAATATACCATTATTCTGACGTCACCATTTTATAGCGGAATGCCACGCCTGGAAGATGGCGACAGTTTCGCGTGTCCCATGCCGCTTTCTCAGCGTTCGTAGACGTCCTTGACAAACTGGGTTGCCTTTGAGAAGATCGAGTGTAATGCGGAAATGAAAGTAGCAACCTGTCCGCGTCGATGGAGGATAAATGCTTGCCGGCGATTCCAGATCTGGCATGGTGTAGTCTACAGAACTTTGCGAGCAATCCTGTCCGTACCAGCTTGCCAGCTCGTCCGTGAACAAGACATGGAGCAGGCATGATCGTGCACAGTCGTGCATGCTGCTGCGCCATGCTCGGCATTGTCAAGTCGTCCCCAACTCAAGCAGTCGTGACCACATCCAACAGCTGGGCCAGGAAGGACCTTGTATAAGTACACCATAGCTCCTACGCGTCAGCACGTCCAGGTTTCATACCAACACCCATGCTCCCTCAGCTTCAGCTTCAGCTTCACTCAAACTGAACAGCAGATCACAACCACCCCATCATGAAACTCGTCCTCACCGGCTGCACCGGCTTCGTCGGCACCGAGATCCTCACACAATGCATCGCCCACAACTACATCAGCCACGTCTACGTCCTCACCCGCCGACCCCTCAACGCCCAGTTCTCGCACAAGAAAGTCACGCAGATCCACCACGAAGACTTCGAGGCATATCCCGACGATCTTCTCAATCGGCTGAAAGATGAAGGGGTCGAGGCGTGTATCTGGGCGATAGGAGGGAAGGCGAATCAGTTCAAGAATCTCGATGAGGCAAGGAAGGTGGGAGTCAACTATCCAGCTCAAGCAGCGGAGGTGTTTGCAAAGCGGTTGGCGACTGCCTTGAAGCCTTACCCTGGATATCCCAAAAATCCTCCGAAGCCGGGTGAAGGCCGCTTCCCGTTCAGGTTCATCTTCATCTCAGGATGGGGAGCGTGTCAGGACCAATTCAAGAAGCTCTGGTTCATGAACGATACAAGAAAGATCAAGGGTGCAGCCGAGAAAGCGTTGCTGGGTGTGCCGGCAAACGCGGAAGAGATTGACGGCCACAAATGCTTCGAGACGATAGTGCTGCGGCCCGGGGGAGTGTTGGCTGGTGGAAACGATGATATGATGACGGTCATCACAGAGGGCATGATACCTTCGATCGCGGTGGGAAGACTGGCGAAGACGGCGATCAAGTGTGCATTCGATGGCGGTGTGGAGGGTCAGACGATATTGGAGAACAAGGACTGTTTGGGAGAAGGGTGGGCAGAAGTTAATGCATTGAGGATGTGAAGCTATCTGCTGTGCTGGCCACGACCTGACTGCCGTATTATACATTGCTCCACCGAATGTGACCCAGCTGTCCTGTCGCCTCGTTGCTTCATGCCTCTCCCAAGCTCTCCCCACCCATGGCCCAAAGGATCCCTCCGGGCGCCGAGCTACTGTTCAAACCATTGGAGCAAAGGTATCCTCGTCAGAATCCTCCGCAGGAATCTGATCGAACTTTGGCGGATTGCTCTTCGAGCGGGCTGTCGCCTTGCGGGGTCCGCCGAAGAGATCATCGTAATCATCTGCCTGCACAGAGTCGCGTGGAGCAGGAGCAGCTTCGAGGTTGTCGGATGCTTGAACCACCTGAGGCGGCGCCGCAGCAGCACGTCTTGTGGTCGCCTCATCCCGAGCCTCTTGGATATCCTCTTCTTCATCGCTCTCCTCACGATAGCTCTTACGCGGGCCAGATGAACGTCGGCTTGGCGTCTCACGCTTGCCGACAGTGTCGAAGCTCATATTCTTCTCCTCGTCCGAATCGTCCTCGTCTGACATGCGTGTGGTGCGGGCGCGCTTGGCGCTACTGGATGGTGTCTTTGGCGGTGCTGCTCGCTTGGCCGATGGAGTGGTCTTGATTGGGGTTCCCTTGGAAGCGGCGCCTAGACCACTTTTGGGACCACTTCCCTTCTTCAGCTTGGAAATGTGCTGGGAGATCGCAGAGCCGGTCGGGGTACACTCGTCATTCGCTATTTCCGCGTCAGCAGGGAAGCCTTCGGTCGGTCTCATCCACCAAAGTGTTCGGATGGTCCTGGATTGGTACTTACGATACTTCTCGGCCCACTTCTTGGCGACGTCGTTCCAGTTAACATTGATGTTGTCCACCAGTAGCATGAACAGCATGTGGTCGCGTTGGACGTCCCAATTGGCCTTCTTGGGTGCCATCTTGAGATCGCGGTGCTGGTAGTATGGGAAATGGTTGATGATGCGATATCGCGAATGGACTCGGCGGCAGGCAACTCCGTGCGTGGAGATGGATGATGTGTTGGTATACCACCGTATACGAAGCTTGTCGAGGTGGTTTACTCGAATGTGTGAGGTTAGTCTAAGATCCAAAGCTAGGACAGATGGACGGAGCTTTGTAGCCGTTGACTTAAGTGAGGGCACGTGAAGTTCGCACCAAAGTTCAGTGTGAGAGAACGAAACCTCACCTTGTAGTGAGTAGGAGCACCTCCACAAGCCTGGCTTGTTACTTGGTCAACGCACATGAATTACACTTTGCGTGCTCCGCGCGATCCTTGAAAGTGCTTGCATTCAGCCCTGACCTAGAAGCCAGGGTTTCGCGTTGTAAATTCGTGAGGTCCTTTTGAAAGGAGAGATGAGGGACTGTGCAGCGTAGGGTGGGGAGCAGGGCCAAAGGTTGCAGATGAGAGCTCGATACTGGTCTACAATAATCACGTCATCGAAAGGACTCGGTCAGTATGATGTGCTCATCTGGTTGAACTAGTGGTGGTGTCCATTGTGAAGTCCAAGTCCCATTGAGCTACTCTATACTGCTTGTAGACCGAACAGACCGTAAGCAGACAGCCTCTAAGGACACACTCGCTTCCCCAAGTCACTCCACGAACTCCGCATGAACTGATCGTACTCAAACAAATGGGAAGTCGTTGTCACCCAAGCCGTTACCATAGTCGAAGCCGGCGTTCGGCGTAAACGACATATCATTGCCGTCAGCCAGTCCACTCATGTCGTCAAAAGACAGGCCGTCCTCCAGATTCTCCTGCTTGATGCTACCCTTCTTCGACTTTGGCGTAGACTTGGTCACCTTGCCGTTGGTGACAGTGCTGAGGGGATCCTTCTTAGGTGTCTTCGGCTTCCGCGGTGTGCTGGATGCGGACTTGGTGCGTGAAGGGGTGGTAACACCGCTGCGCTCGCCATTATCGATCTCGTCTTTGAGAGTGGTGGCTTCCTTCTTGATCTTGCGGAAACGGTTCTCGAGGGTGTCGTAGGTGGTGCCGAAGTAGGCGGCGGTCTGTTTCAGATCGATCTGTGACATGGTCAGTGGGTATGGTAAACCGGGAGAGGGGCATGCTGACCTTGACGCCGGTGGCGATGACGGCGGCGACGACACGCTGCCAGGTCTCGGGGCTGTTCCAGTCGAGTGTTCCTTTAGCCATGACGACGACGGTTACGCTGTGATGGTAAATTCCCGCTGTTGAAGGCTGTGAGTTGTGTTGCTGTAGATGTTGTTTGACGTGAGAGGTGATGATAAGAAGCAGTAAGGTGAGGGATGGGCTCCAAAGGGTGCCGTTTGTCGCTGTCAGACGCGCTGAACTCTCTTTGGTGCCAGTTTTAAGTGACACGAGGAAAGTGATGGTAACTCGACACTTTGCACACGATCAGCCCGCATCAGTTCACTGCGGGCCAATCACATGTTGTCAGGAGCACTGTTTCGCTACAAGCTGCCTCCGTCACTTGGGCACAGTTAGTGGCAGCTTCTCTGCACAAATCTCAAGAGTCGTTTGCAGCGTATCGAGATGCAAGCACTTTATACGGCGCCTCGCGCGTCGCGACAAAACAGGAGATTGTGACCACGACCAGCATTGTAGCACCCCAGTAGCAACCAGGTTCGTCTCCATGGGCTCACATCAAGTCGTGCTGGAAGTGACAGATTACCTGCGAGCTGCCCCCTGGCTGCGCAAAGCATATCAATATCATCTTGCCAGTGAgtgtgtgactcacggctTCACGGGCTCGCGCGGATGGAGCAGAAGTTCGTTGTTTCGTGTCATGATGGGTGGTGAAGCAGCGTGAAAGCGGAGAGGTGAAGTCGAAGATGCTTTGACCATGCGACAGGGATCCGCGCTTCCCCCTTGTCGCGGGAGCTGCGCGAACTCTTCATCGATCACGAACACCTCGCCATCGACAAACAAAGCGACATGAGACGTACGGAGATGCGAATTCACCCTCTCTACGGTACTCTATGACGGGCCAACAAGGCCCCATCGACGAGAGCGACAGCAAGTGCAAGAGCCTCTCACGGTAGGTCCGATCCTTCGCAGGCCCCCATCTCCTCAATGTCAACCAACTTTCTTCCCA
Above is a window of Fulvia fulva chromosome 6, complete sequence DNA encoding:
- a CDS encoding E3 SUMO-protein ligase pli1, which codes for MASAGYTLQQQKGSVETRIKLLINSDLKEICKAYNYQVSGTKAVLQKRCIEILSDIVDRGDDNAFKDLNYRVANHGKSPPQPNGASVAASSNYPTPNGYHTNNQMAPGRPSAAQNRFSTGGRSVDFKPSPFYEVQDTVMGYTELHEMPQNRHTVRQDLRLTADQVTRLKADPSLRLMLYCGLSSGMNQWTTVDVAFPNQLEVKINDDDVRANFKGLKNKPGSTKPADITDRVRKNVGYPNRLAITYALTSKRYAFVIHLVKYISADALTERIKQGTHGGGVFSKTRVLQEMQKANDDDDLVATSVTMTLKDPISALRIETPVRSTVCSHNQCFEAKWFLQLQDQAPQWSCPVCSKSVSYESLCVDQYFEEILQKTPSSIESIHLQPNGEWQMIKEKEDAKPQGNSSRNNRASYDDDFDDDLIEIVEDQPAPKPALGGAAMPYSTPSLLSPATNSTFPLNTPPLSSRGNSAAPSMSSVAQSNKRPVSSVIDLTLSDNEEEEQMPRSGKRQQTGTSTHYGNTAQSSTPNSLPDPRFSYPAGQGQITDGYRQPVNATRPVSNGRSSGSGSYHSAQQQFGISGSASGTGSPFRTGISGSSAYNPPHNYIQSHTNPYGQWRPPTTQNTPTTSSFQSFSLRPPQPSVSPAQQSTHQSPDQAFRLPPVSTILPNGYNTGWRSDYHAGQSSSPPG
- a CDS encoding Acyl-protein thioesterase 1; the protein is MTSTKFPSERGREDPIHKPAIDTSIEPSKSAAFIFVHGLADGGSALENIGDQFQQGGKLTWLHWIFPSAKHNPTQMDTAWYIQHSLSPIAFSRPALAPDEDEYGMFETIRYLESLIDACVEGGIPANRIVLGGFSQGMAMSLLLHLTSIKYSGKLAGIVALLGYLPLSDGRNRIEELRRAAGFPAKRSDGTPVFMGRGMKDSLVPKHIWNNSVQTLRDLGASEQDFEMHEYEGLAHSINGALLRDLCAWLEKVVPPAE